The following nucleotide sequence is from Triticum dicoccoides isolate Atlit2015 ecotype Zavitan chromosome 7B, WEW_v2.0, whole genome shotgun sequence.
TTTTCATGAAATAATTTGATACATCGAATTGAATAGGTACAAGACTTCTTCGGCAGTTTGTGTAGCCACAGTCCTCATCACTTACAAATTACAACACAAAGGCACAACAAATTGCCCCGTGGTTGGGTGGAGATCTGAAAACCAAGAATCAGGAGCAAATCATAACTCTTATTCAAAACCTTGTAGTCTATTCCAACTTATGCAAATgtagagctagagctagagctcatcttggaaagtttcagattttttccttcctcctccatagttCCGGCAAAGAAATGGAGGAGGAACGTCGACATGCAAAATGTAGAGCTAGAGCTCATCTTGGAAAGATGTGGCGCAGCGGAGGGACCCCGCCTTGAGGCTAGCGTTCTCCTTATTGAGTTCCTCCTGCTGGTCGATGTAGTGCTTGGCGATGCAGTTGGGGTTGAGGCAGATGAAGTTCTTGAGCACCTCCCGCATGACCATGTTCTCGGACAGGATCCTCCTGTTCTCCTCGCGGAGGAAGAGGTTCTCTGCCCGCTCGTACTCAACCTGCCATGCCATCATACAGATTCCATCACCCAGGTAAGGCTCGAAAAAATGGAAGAAAGGAAAACTATGGAGCAATCAGAGAGATCCAGTATTCCAGTTCATACCTTCATTTGTGTACGGTGGTTCTGGAACCAGGACCTGATCTGCTTGGTCTCCAGGCCAAGCTCGCGCCCAAGCTGAGCGCTCTGGGTATCATCGGGGTAGCCGCACTTCTGGAACGACCTGCGCGTGCACActtacatatatgcttttttagttTCTACCGATCTCTAGTATGAAGATGCATAGAATAGCAAATAATTAACACGAGAAAtggacaaaaaggaagaagatattAATGGAGATTAGAACCTACTCCTCCAGCTTTTTAGCCTGCTCCGGTGTATGGCGGCGTTGCCTCTTCCGGCCCTCCTGCAGCTGCTGCTGGCTGTCGGAGGCCCCCTCCTGGTGGTCGCCCAAGTCCATGGCTCTCGCTCGCTATTTCTCGGACTCGGAGGCTGGCTAtaggaggagaggaaggaaggggagcGATGGCCTTTTGCTCTGATGTGCGATCCCTCCTGGCCCGTGCTCCTATTTATATAGAAGCAGTGGTGCTGGCGCGTGCACATCCCTCCAGGCAAGGCGATATATGGCGAAATTAATTTTGGCACTCACTGTCACTGCCAGACCATCCCTATCTCGTTTCCTTCCTTGTTTGGCTCCATCTTTTCGCAGGACTCTTGGCTTCTTTCCTTTTCGCCCCAGCAGCTAGCGTTGTGTTCCGTTTGCGTCTCCTCTCTTTTGGTGCACATATATTAGAATGAGTTAATTCCATGCTTTTTTACCTACCTAATCTTTTGCTAGAATGACCATTTAATAAGGAAAACCTTAGAGAGTACTTCCTGGAAAATGTCACACACAGT
It contains:
- the LOC119337627 gene encoding homeobox-leucine zipper protein ROC8-like, whose protein sequence is MDLGDHQEGASDSQQQLQEGRKRQRRHTPEQAKKLEESFQKCGYPDDTQSAQLGRELGLETKQIRSWFQNHRTQMKVEYERAENLFLREENRRILSENMVMREVLKNFICLNPNCIAKHYIDQQEELNKENASLKAGSLRCATSFQDEL